ATCACCTGTTCGGCAGCACGGCGCGAGCCCTGGTAGACCTGGCAGACCGCGAGTCGGTGTCCAACAGCGAAAGCCGCTGGGCCATTGTGATGCAAGGCGCCTGGTTGCTGTTCAACACCCTGTTGCTGCCACTGGTAAGGGGCCCGGCGATGCTGGTGGGTTGGTTCATGGTGCTGGTCAGCAGCCTGGCCCAGGACTTGGCGGGCCTGGACAGCGACGACCCGACCACCCGCGAGCTGGCGCTGATTGATCTTTTGCTCAACACCGCGATGGTGCTGTTGCACGCCGCCTCGCCCTCGGCGCGGCCATTGGCGAAACCTGGCGCACAGGAGCATGCGCTGCACCTGGAAACCTGGCGGCGCACTGCCGGCCTACCTCACGCGCCGGGCACCGCGGTGGTGCGTGATGGTCCGGTCGCATTGCCCGGCGAGCCCCCGGCTACCGGCCATACCGCCCTGGATTTCAGCCGCTCGCTCGCCAGCCCCACAGCCAGTGCGAAGTTACTCAAGGCGCTCGTCGACGTGCATGTACCCTGGCCCGACAGCCTACCGGCTGCGCAGCCAAGCGGTGCGCTCAAGGGGCTTTTCCGCATCAACGAGACCTGGCATGCCAGCGTCGGCGGGTTGCTGTTCCAGGTAAGCGTAGTGCCGGGGTTCAACGAGGTCTACCTGGTGCATCCACAGCACCCGCAACGCCCAGGCTTTCGGTTGATCAGCGATGGCCAGGGGCATTGGCGGCTCGACCGGCATGCCAGGCTGGAAGGGGGTATGCCCAGGGAACGGTTGAGTGATTGGCAAAAAAAACGCAAGGAAAAACTGGAGGAACTGAGCTCAGGATTGGAGGCCCTCAGCATCGAGGCAGGTGCACTGACGCCCCAGGCGCAACAGCTTAACGATGCAGTGAAACACGCCAAGGCCCAACTCATCGAACACAAGCAAGCCTTGCGAGCTGACTGGGAAAGGCTCGACAGCCCTGCATTACTTCCCGCCCTGCGCCCCAGAATCGTTGAGCGTCATGAACAAAGACAACGTTCGGCAGCACGTGCTGCAATTGCTTGGAACATCGCCGTCGACAATTATCATGAAAACACGCAAGAGTATCTTTTGACGCAGGAAAATTCCTTGGCAGTGGCCCGAGAACTGCTGGAACTGGACCGGACGCAGGCTCAATACAAACAGGCACGAGATATCGCGACCGAGAACATTTACGACCACTTATTATTTTCATATTCAACGCTGTATCAGAAGATTCAAAACACGTTGCAAACCGGGCGCGGCGAAAGCCTTGCCGAGCTACTGCTAAGGGTCGACACAGAACTGCCCAACCACGTCACGGACGCCTATGAGCAGTTCATCAGCGGTGCAACACAGCGGCTGAAACTGCTCAAGGAAATGGTCAAGGTTGCAGAAAAAACGGAGGCCATTTTGCAACAGGCCAGCCCGACAATGCGGGATAAGCTCTCAAGCAAAATCACCTCCAAAAACACGATTTCTTCGCGTGTTATAGAGCAGCATCTGTTGTTGGCGTTTGTTGAGTTGATCATCGACCGCACCCGCGACACCGATAGCCCGAAGGAGCACCCTTTCCTTGAAGTGCTCACCGATCGCCGAGCGACCGCTTCCATACTCACTCATACCGACGTGCTCGCCACCAGCGGTTACTCACCGGCCGAACAAATGGATGTACTCAGGGATGCACTCCAGCAGTACGGTCGTCTGGAAAACGCCGTTAATGCGTTATCTGAAATGGGTTCCGAGCTTGTGCGAGAAGAATATAGAACCTCGTTCCTGGAGCAGTTCAGCCTGGCCCGCACTGCGCTGGAGGCGCAACTGGCCGAGTTGATCCTGTCTGAAGAGGGCTTTGTCCCCAGGCGCCCCGCCAATCGCGCCGCCCGGCAAAGACCCGCCAGCCGCCGAGTCATCAGAACCCGCAACCAGGAAACGCTTGTGGGTGACCTGCGCCCGAGCGAGCCTGGTGTCGAAGGCAGTTTCGTTGACATCAAGAACCCCCTCACCGGGCAAACCGTCGCCACTTATCATGAACACCCCAATGAAGGTGTCTGGAACATCGTGGAACCTGCGCGGCCTCCGCAGCCCACTGTGTCTGCAGTGCGCACGTTGAGGATGATCAAGGCGCAGGGGCAAACCGTCAGGGACGAACGCACGGGTATCGATGCAAGCATTCGCTTCCAACAGCGCAAGCTTGAGGATCCCAGCCGACGCGACGTACTCGACCCACATGAGTGGGATGTGATGCTGAGCCAGCATGCAGCAAAGTTTCAAGCCCTTGCCGAGGAACTCATGCGTGATCACAAGGCCAATGGCGAGGGTATGACACTGCGCAATGCTTATCTGGCCGAGGCCAACGCCGCGACGCAGCAAGCCCGCAAAGTGTGCGCAGAAGGGTATAAGCTGCAGCGCCCCAATGCGTCCAATGTCGCCTATCTATGGCGTCATGGCTTTGTCGATATCAACCTGGAACGCAGCCGTGTCAATTTGAAGGCCGGTGACTTTTTGACGGAGTATGCCATCCGCGACAAAAACCGGATCAATGCGGGCCAACGGGGCGAAGAAACTGTGTTGTGGTACGCCCACTTCCACTACCCCGCCGCCGATACCCCGCCCTCCACACCTGCATTCGGCCATTTGAAAACCATCGCCGAGCGCCGGTTTACCCGCAGAGAACTGATCGAACAGGCACGCGCCGACAACCGCGCGGTGGTGAACCTGGAAAAAGCCGAAATCAGGCCGCCGCTGGACCAGGAGCTGTTTCTGGGGCTGGAGGTACTGTGACATGAGCAGACGCCGTCGGGTTGTCTATGCTCTCTAGGAACACCTTGCAGACGAGGGCTGTATGGACGAGCCTACTGACAACAAACCACCTACCTTCTGGCAGATGCTGCACAGCGTCATGGCAGCGGCTTTTGGTGTACAGAGTGGCAAGAACCGCGCCCGCGACTTCACCCACGGCAAGCCCAGCCACTTTGTGCTGCTGGGCATCCTGTTCACCGCGGTGTTTGCCTTGACCCTGTTTGGCATCGTCAAGCTGGTGCTGCACCTGGCCGGGGTTTAACGCAGCAACAGTTGCAGGCTGAATGGGTAACGGTAGGACGCGGGCTTGCCCACCGCTGACAATGCGCGAAAATCCACCGATGGCAGGGGGCCCGATAGCCGGCGTGCCTGGGCGGCGTCGATCAACTGGAACAACGCTTGCTGGCGGTTGCGACCGCCACGGGCGCCGATATCGACCCCCTTGGCCTCATCATGGATCAACACCATTGCCCAGCCACCCAGGGTGAAATGCCCCACCACCAGGGTACTCAGGCGCCCATCAAGGCGTGCCGCGAGAATCTGCGGTGAGCTGTTGGCGGCACTGAACGACACGTCTTCGCCGGGGACGCGGCCACTGTCTTGCAGGGCCTGCATGGCACCCAGCGCCATTTCATCATTGGCCGACCAGACCAGCGCGGTCTGCGGGTAGCGTTTGAACAGTTGGCTGGCCTGCTCGAAGGCGCGCTGGCGGCTCCACTCACCGTAGACCAACTGGCGCAGCCGCACTTCGAGGTGCTCGGCCAGGGCACGCTGCATGCCCTGCACGTGCAACTGCGCGACCGGCGTGGTCCTGGCGCCGGAAAATGCCAGCAGATCAAGGGTTGCACCTGGGGCGACCGGCCCATGCTGGCGCAACAAGTCGGTGAGCATCAGGTACCCCGCCTGCTCGTCGTCGGCCACCATCGTGCCGATCAAGCCGGTGTTGTTGTAGGCGTCCAGTAGCTGCAACTGGTCGGGCGTCAGCGCGCTGCTGACGATCAGTAACTTCACCCCGCTGCCCTGGGCCAGGCGCATGATTTGCGGGCCGATATACTGTTCATTGACCAGCACCAGGTAATCGGGCCGCTCACTACCCTGCAGTGCCTCCCGCGCATGGGCCAAGGTGACTTGGTTGTCGCGCTCGGAATAGCGCACACGCAAATCCAGGCCGAGGTCCTTGGCACCGGCCTGCATGAACTGCGCGTAACTGACCCAGAAGGTTTCCGAAGACCGGCCAGGGTTGAGAAACACCACCGACGCAGCCTGGCCGATTGCCCCGTACGCCGACCCCAGCAACCACACACACGCCATCAGCACCTTCAACATGGTTGCCTGAACCTTGGATATAGAACGCCATGCTAGTGGCAATTAGATATTCAATCGAGACTCAATCAACCTGCTGCTTTACTGGTGGCTGACCCAGAACACGGCGGTTCCCACCACCAGGATGATCAAAAATAAAATGGCCCAGGCATCCACGGTACTGTCGGGTTTACGGGCTTTGGTGGAATTGCTCATCGCATCGCCTCTTGTCGGTTTTATAGGTGACTGCACTAAGACTCGATCACAGTAAAGACCAAAGTTGTCCCTATGACAAATGTGGGTATGGCGACAACGGTTCTCATTAGTCAGTTTGGTTATTTGCATATACCCAAACATCACTTTTGCGCATATACGCAAACTGGTATCGTGCGCCGGCTCCGTTGGGAGTGCGCGGCCGTGCGCGCAGATTTGCCGAGAACAGGACCTATATGTACGTATACGACGAATACGATCAGCGCATCATCGAGGACCGCGTCAAGCAGTTCCGTGATCAGACCCGACGCTACTTGGCAGGTGAACTGAGCGAAGAAGAGTTCCGCCCCCTGCGCCTGCAAAATGGCCTTTATGTGCAGCGCTTTGCGCCGATGCTGCGGGTGGCCGTGCCCTACGGCCAACTGACGTCGCGCCAGGCGCGGATGATGGCAAAGATCGCCCGCGACTTCGACAAAGGCTATGCCCACATCAGCACCCGCCAGAACGTGCAGTTCAACTGGCCGGCCCTGGAAGATGTGCCGGACATCCTGGCTGAACTGGCCACCGTGCAGATGCACGCCATTCAGACCAGCGGCAACTGCCTGCGCAATGTGACTACAGACCAGTTTGCCGGCGTCGCCGCCGACGAGTTGATCGACCCGCGCCCGTGGTGCGAGATCGTGCGTCAGTGGACCACCTTCCACCCGGAATTCGCCTACCTGCCGCGCAAGTTCAAGATCGCCATCAATGGCTCGACCTCGGACCGTGCGGCTATCGAAGTGCACGATATCGGCCTGGAGCCGGTGCACAACGCTGCCGGCGAGCTGGGTTTCCGCGTGCTGGTGGGTGGCGGCCTGGGCCGTACGCCGGTGGTCGGTGCGTTCATCAACGAGTTTCTGCCATGGCAGGACCTGTTGAGCTACCTCGACGCCATCCTGCGGGTCTACAACCGCTACGGCCGTCGTGACAACAAATACAAGGCCCGGATCAAGATCCTGGTCAAGGCGCTGACCCCTGAGGTGTTTGCCCAGAAAGTCGATGCCGAAATGGAACACCTGCGCGGCGGCCAGACCACCCTGACCGAAGCCGAAGTGCATCGCGTCGCCAAACATTTCGTCGACCCCGAGTACAAGGCCCTGGCCAATCAGGACGCCGAGCTCGCTGCACTCGATCAACAGCACCCTGGCTTTGCCCGCTGGCGTACGCGCAATACCCTGGCGCACAAGCAGCCGGGCTATGTGGCAGTGACCCTGTCGCTCAAGCCCACCGGTGTTGCCCCTGGCGACATCACCGACAAGCAGCTCGACGCCGTTGCCGACCTGGCCGAGCGTTACAGCTTCGGCCAACTGCGCACCTCCCACGAGCAGAACATCATTCTCGCGGACGTTGAACAGAGCCAACTGTTCACCCTGTGGGGCGAGCTGCGCGAAGGCGGGTTTGCCACGCCGAACATTGGCCTGCTGACCGACATCATCTGCTGCCCGGGCGGCGATTTCTGCTCCCTGGCCAACGCCAAGTCGATCCCGATTGCCGAATCGATCCAGCGCCGTTTCGACGATCTGGACTACCTGTTTGATATCGGCGAGCTGGACCTGAACATTTCCGGTTGCATGAATGCCTGTGGTCACCACCACGTCGGCCACATCGGCATCCTGGGCGTGGACAAGAAAGGCGAAGAATTCTACCAAGTGTCCCTGGGTGGCAGCGCCAGCCGCGATGCGAGCCTGGGCAAGATCCTCGGCCCGTCGTTTGCCCAGGAAGCCATGCCCGAGGTGATCGGCAAGCTGATCGACGTGTACATCGAACAGCGCACCGAAGATGAGCGTTTCATCGACACCTACCAGCGCATCGGCATCGACCTGTTCAAGGAGCGCGTCTATGCAGCGAATCATTAAGAACAACGCAGTCGTCGACGAAACCTGGCACCTGCTGCCCAAGGACGCGAGCTTCGACGGCATCTCCAACTGCGATGACCTGATCGTACCGTTGGCCCTGTGGCGCGAACACGGCCACGCTCTCAAGGCCCGCGACGGCGGCCTGGGTGTGTGGCTGGACGCCGATGAAGAAGCCGAAGAGATAGGTGAAGACGTCGAGCATTTCCAGGTTATCGCGTTGAACTTCCCGGCCTTCACCGACGGGCGCAACTACTCCAACGCGCGCCTGCTGCGTGAGCGTTATGGTTACAAGGGTGAACTGCGCGCAATTGGCGATGTGCTGCGCGACCAGTTGTTCTACCTGCGCCGTTGCGGGTTCGATGCCTTCGCCTTGCGCGCCGACAAAGACCCGTACGAAGCGCTGGAAAGCCTCAAGGACTTTTCGGTGACGTACCAGGCTGCAACGGACGAGCCACTACCGCTATTCCGCCGCCGCTGAGTAAAAAATGTGGGAGGGGGCTTGCCCTAACACGGCCCTCTGTAGGAGCGAGCTTGCTCGCGAAAAACGTCAACGATAACGCGTGCTTCCTGAATGAACGCGGTGCCTGTGAGTTTTTCGCGAGCAAGCTCGCTCCTACAAATCCAGCAACTTCAAGATTGCAGATTAATCGACGCCAGCACCTGCTTCTGCCCCATGGAGCAAGGCACCCCTTCTGGCTGGGCCCGCACCGCATCGATCACCCCCAGCAACTGTGTCTTGTTATGAGCCAGCTGCGCCTGCATCACCTCGATCTGCGCCACCTTGCGCTCCAATGCCTCGATCAATTCCTCACGCTTGTGCTCCCCCGGCGCGGGCATCAACGCCTTGAGTTCCTGCAAGGTAAATCCTGCCTGTTGCGCGCTCTGGATCAATTGCAGGGTTTGCAGCGCTTCAGGGGCATAGCGCCGATAGCCATTGGCTTGGCGCCCCACCTGACTGATCAACCCCTCCGCTTCATAAAAACGGATGCGCGACGCCGCCAACCCACTCTGTTTTGCCAGTTCACCAATATTCATCGAAACGTCCGCTTGACATTAAAGTTAACTTTAAGCTTAGTCTGAGGCCTCCCCCGCTCAGGAGTCAACCCATGTCACCCTTTGAAGCCCTGCAACTGCCCAACGGCCAGGTTATTTCCAACCGCATCGCCAAGGCGGCGATGGAAGAAAACATGGCCGATCTCAATCAGGCCCCCTCCCCCGAACTGAAGCAGCTGTACAAGACCTGGGCCGAGGGTGAACCCGGCTTGCTGCTCACCGGCAACGTCATGATCGACCGCCGCGCCATGACCGGCCCCGGCGGCGTTGCGCTGGAGAACGAGCAGCACCTGGA
This genomic stretch from Pseudomonas orientalis harbors:
- a CDS encoding nitrite/sulfite reductase gives rise to the protein MYVYDEYDQRIIEDRVKQFRDQTRRYLAGELSEEEFRPLRLQNGLYVQRFAPMLRVAVPYGQLTSRQARMMAKIARDFDKGYAHISTRQNVQFNWPALEDVPDILAELATVQMHAIQTSGNCLRNVTTDQFAGVAADELIDPRPWCEIVRQWTTFHPEFAYLPRKFKIAINGSTSDRAAIEVHDIGLEPVHNAAGELGFRVLVGGGLGRTPVVGAFINEFLPWQDLLSYLDAILRVYNRYGRRDNKYKARIKILVKALTPEVFAQKVDAEMEHLRGGQTTLTEAEVHRVAKHFVDPEYKALANQDAELAALDQQHPGFARWRTRNTLAHKQPGYVAVTLSLKPTGVAPGDITDKQLDAVADLAERYSFGQLRTSHEQNIILADVEQSQLFTLWGELREGGFATPNIGLLTDIICCPGGDFCSLANAKSIPIAESIQRRFDDLDYLFDIGELDLNISGCMNACGHHHVGHIGILGVDKKGEEFYQVSLGGSASRDASLGKILGPSFAQEAMPEVIGKLIDVYIEQRTEDERFIDTYQRIGIDLFKERVYAANH
- a CDS encoding DUF934 domain-containing protein, with translation MQRIIKNNAVVDETWHLLPKDASFDGISNCDDLIVPLALWREHGHALKARDGGLGVWLDADEEAEEIGEDVEHFQVIALNFPAFTDGRNYSNARLLRERYGYKGELRAIGDVLRDQLFYLRRCGFDAFALRADKDPYEALESLKDFSVTYQAATDEPLPLFRRR
- a CDS encoding ABC transporter substrate-binding protein is translated as MLKVLMACVWLLGSAYGAIGQAASVVFLNPGRSSETFWVSYAQFMQAGAKDLGLDLRVRYSERDNQVTLAHAREALQGSERPDYLVLVNEQYIGPQIMRLAQGSGVKLLIVSSALTPDQLQLLDAYNNTGLIGTMVADDEQAGYLMLTDLLRQHGPVAPGATLDLLAFSGARTTPVAQLHVQGMQRALAEHLEVRLRQLVYGEWSRQRAFEQASQLFKRYPQTALVWSANDEMALGAMQALQDSGRVPGEDVSFSAANSSPQILAARLDGRLSTLVVGHFTLGGWAMVLIHDEAKGVDIGARGGRNRQQALFQLIDAAQARRLSGPLPSVDFRALSAVGKPASYRYPFSLQLLLR
- a CDS encoding MerR family transcriptional regulator; translation: MNIGELAKQSGLAASRIRFYEAEGLISQVGRQANGYRRYAPEALQTLQLIQSAQQAGFTLQELKALMPAPGEHKREELIEALERKVAQIEVMQAQLAHNKTQLLGVIDAVRAQPEGVPCSMGQKQVLASINLQS
- a CDS encoding DUF2970 domain-containing protein; this encodes MDEPTDNKPPTFWQMLHSVMAAAFGVQSGKNRARDFTHGKPSHFVLLGILFTAVFALTLFGIVKLVLHLAGV